The DNA window CGCAAGCAAACCACGTTCGCTCGCCGCCGCGCCCGCGGCGCAGGGGGGATAGAGGTGGACGTCCAGCAGCTCTTCTCGGTGCGTGGCAAGGTCGCCCTCGTGACCGGCGGGTCGCGCGGCATCGGGCTCATGATCGCCACCGGCCTCGCCGCGAGCGGCGCGCGCGTCTACGTCGCTGCACGCAAGCGGGCCGAGGTGGACGTGGCGGTGAAGGAGCTCTCCGCGCAGGGTGAGGCGGTCGGCGTGACCGCCGACCTCTCGACCCACGCCGGCACGCGCGCCCTCGCCGACGAGATCGCCGGCCGCGAGCCGCGCCTGCACGTGCTCGTCAACAACGCCGGCGCCAACTGGGGCGCGCCCCTCGCCGACTATCCCGAGGCGGGCTGGGACAAGGTGATGGCGCTCAACGTGAAGGCGGTCTTCGACCTGACCCGCCTGCTGCTCCCGCGCCTCGAGGCCGCGGCCGCGCCCGGCGACCCGGCGCGGGTGCTCAACGTTGGCTCGATCGACGGGCTCCAGGTGCCGCTGCTCGAGACCTACGCCTACTCGGCGAGCAAGGCGGCCGTCCACCACCTGACCCGCGTGCTCGCGCGCAAGCTCGCGCCGAAGGTCACCGTGAACGCGATCGCGCCGGGGCCTTTCGAGAGCAAGATGATGGCCGAGACGCTCCGCAGCTTCGGCGACGCGATCCGGAAGAGCTGCCCGCTCGGCCGGATCGGCGAGCCCGAGGACATGGCGGGCGTGGCGCTCTACCTGGCCTCGCGCGCCGGCGCCTACGTGACCGGCGCGGTGATCCCGGTCGACGGCGGGATCGCCACGACGAAGTGAGCGAAGGCGGGGCGATCCCGCGCACCCCGAGCGCGCTACTCCTGGCCAGGAGCCTCCTCGGCTTCTGTCGAGGAGTCGGCGGGCGGGACCTCGAAGACCGCGAAGATCGCCGGGTGGTCGGAGAGCGGCTCGCCGCCGGCGCCGACGAAGCCGGGCGCCTGGCCGGCCTCGCGCACGGCGAGCCGCGCCGCGTCCGCGGGGCGGAAGAGCAGGTAGTCGAGGCGCGAGTCCCAGGCGCCCTCCGGTACGAGCGCCGCGATCGCGAGGCCGGTGCGCGCGAGGAAGCGCTCGAGGAGCGTGCGTTCCGGGGGCTCGTCCCAGTCGAGGTTGAAGTCACCGCCGGCGATCACGGCGCGACCGGCGCTGTGGGCCGCCATCGCCCGGGCCAGCCGGTCGAGCTGCGCCTCGCGCGCGGCCTGGTCGGCGGCGCCGGGGCCGGCGTCGAGATGGGTGTTCCAGACGTCGATCTCGGCGCCACTCGCACTGTGCAGGCGCTGCAGCAGGTAGCCCTTCTCCGCCAGGCAGTCGTTCGCGCCGCCCAGCCAGCCGGCGCAGGCGCCGTACGCGACGCCGACCGGCTCGCCGACCGCGGGCAGCCGCGTGAGCAGGGTGAGGCCCGATCCGGCGAAGAGCGGCCAGCCGCTCGTCGGGCCGTTGCCGCGCACCCGCAGGGGGTGACGCTTCTCGGAGTCGACGATCGCCTGGTGGGCGAAGTCCTCCTGGAGCAGGACCACGTCGAAACGCGCGGCCTTCGCGAGCAGCAGCGGGTAGCGGGCCGGCGGGTCGTCGCCCGCGATCCAGCTCGGGAGGCCGTGGGTGTTGTAGCTGAGGACGGAGAGCAGAACGGGCTCGCCCTCGCCGGCCCGCGCGCGAGGCGGGGCCGGGAGCAGGGCGGAAAGCGCGGCAGCGGCGGCGAGCGCGAGCACCCTCACAGCAGGATCCCCGCCCACGCCGCCGCCATCAGCGTCGCGAGCGTGCCGGCCAGGATCGAGCGCAGGCCGAGCGCGGCGATGTCGGCGCGCCGCGCAGGCGCCATGCCGCCGAGCCCGCCGAGCAGGATCGCGAGCGAGCCGAAGTTCGCGAATCCGCACAGTGCGTAGCTCGCGAGCACGGCCGAGCGCGGCGCGATCGCCCCCGACTCGACGAGCTTCGCGAGTTCCTGGTAGGCCAGGAACTCGTTCAGCACGGTCTTCACCCCGAGCAGGCCGCCCACCGTGGTGGCGTCCGCGGGCGCGACACCGATCAGGAGCGCGAGCGGCGCGAAGCCCCAGCCGAGGATGCGCTGGAAGCTCAGGCCCGGGACGCCGAGCCAGCCTCCTGCCGCGGCGAGCGCGTCGTTCGCGAAGGCGATCAGCGCGACGAAGGCCACCAGCAGGGCGCCCACGTAGGCCGCGAGCCGCAGGCCCGCGAGCGCGCCGAGCGCGGCGGCGTCGACCAGGTTGGCCGCGGGGCTCTCGAGGGCCACGTCCACGGTCCCCGCCGTGAGCGGCGCCCCGGTCTCCGGGATCATCACCTTGGCGAGCAGGATCGCGCCCGGCGCGGCCAGGAAGCTCGCCGTCAGCAGGTGGCCCGCGTAGCCCTCGCCGAGCATCCCGGCGTAGACCACCAGCACGGAGCCCGCAACGGTGGCCATGCCGGTCGCCATCACGGTGAAGAGCTCCGAGCGCGTCATGCGCTCGACGTAGGCGCGCACCAGGAGGGGAGCCTCGACCATCCCGACGAAGATGTCGGCGGCGGCCGACAGGCTCTCGGCGCCCGAGGTGCCGAGGGTGCGGGTGAAGAGCGCGGCGAAGCCGCGCACCAGCCACTGCACGATGCCGAGGTGGAAGAGGATCGCGAACAGGCTGCCCATGAAGACGATCACCGGCAGCACGTTCAGCGCCAGCGAGAAGCCGCCGTCGAGCAGCGCCCCGAAGACGAAGCGCACACCCGCCTCGGTGTAGCGCGTGAGGCCGTCGACCACGGCGTTGGCTGCCGCGAAGAAGCTGCGCCCGGCGGCGCTCCGGAGCAGCACGAGGGCGAGCCCGAACTGGAGCCCGAGCCCCCACGCGACGGTGCGCCACGGCATGCGCCGGCGGTCCGCCGAGCAGGCCCACGCGATCGCGACGAGCGCGAGCAGGCCGAAGGCCGAGACGGCCCGTGCGCCGAGCTCGCTCACGGGCGCTCCGGCGCCGCGCCGGGGGCCGCGATCGCCTGCACCAGCGCGCGCGCCGCCGCCGCCATGTCGGGCGCGCCCGCCAGCGCCGAGATCACGCACACCGCGGCGGCCCCGGCCCGGATGCACCCGCCTGCCCGCGCGGCGTCGATCCCGCCGATCGCGACGCAGGCGCGCGGCGCCACGAGGCGCGCCGCCTCGGCCAGCCGGTCGAGCCCGCGCGCCTCGTAGGGCGAGTCCTTCGAGGCGGTGCCGAAGACGGGTCCGAAGGCGACGTAGTCGACCGGCTCGGCGGCGGCGGCGCGCGCTTGCGCGAGCGTGTGGGTGGAGCGGCCCACGAGCAGGCGGGCGCGCGCGGTCGCCGGTAGGCGCCCGGGCGGCAGGTCCTCCTGGCCGAGGTGGACGCCGTCGGCGCCCGCCGCGAGCGCCAGGTCGAAGCGGTCGTTCACGAAGAAGCGTGCGCCGGCCGACCGACACAAATCCATGATCACGACGGCCCAGGCCAGCGCCTGGCGGTCGGTCGCGTGCTTGGCGCGAAGCTGCACGGCGGCGGCACCACCGGCCAGCGCGGCGCGCGCCTGCGCGACCGGGTCGCGGCCCCAGCGCGGGTCGTCGTCGGCGAGCACGTAGAGGCCGCGGACGGCCGGCGGGGTCGAAGCGCTCAAGGTCGGACCGGCAGCACGATCTCCAGCTCGGAGATCTTCTTGCGCAGCGTGTTGCGGTTGATCCCGAGCACGGCCGCCGCGCGCAGCTGGTTGCCCCCGGTGTGGGCGAGTACCGCCTCGAGGAGCGGGCGCTCGACCCGCTCCAGGAGCTTGCGGTGCAGGTCGTCCTCGCCGGCGGCGAGCCGCGCGCGCAGCTCGTCGCGCACCCGGTCCTCGAGCGATCCTCCGGCCGCTGCCGGCGCCGGTGCGCCGCGCAGGAAGGCGAAGTCCTCGGGGGCGAGCACCTCGTGGGGTGCGAGGACCAGCGCGCGCTTGATCGCGTTCTCGAGCTCGCGCACGTTGCCCGGCCACTCGTGCGCCGCCAGGTGATCGAGCGTGCGTTCGGAGACGTAGCGCGCCGCCGTGCCCAGCTCGGTCGCGTAGCGGGCGACGAAGTGCTCGGCGAGCACCGGCACGTCCTCGGGCCGCTCGCGCAGCGGCGGGATCGCGATCGGGACGACACGCAGCCGGTAGAGCAGGTCCTCGCGGAAGGAGCCCTCGCGCACCCGCGCGTCGAGATCGCGGTGGGTGGCGGCGACGATGCGCACGTCCACCTGTTCCGCGCGCTTGCCGCCGACCGAGGTCACCTCGCCACTCTGGAGCACGCGCAGCAGCTTGGCCTGGAGCTCGGGGGGCATGTCGCCGATCTCGTCGAGGAAGAGCGTGCCGCCCGACGCCTCGCGGAAACGGCCGGCGCGCGTGTCGATGGCGCCCGTGAACGAGCCCTTCTCGTGGCCGAAGAGCTCGCTCTCGAGCAGGTCGCGCGGGATCGCCGCCGCGTTCACGGCCACGAAGGCGCCGCCCGCGCGCGGGCTCGCCTGGTGGATCGCGCGCGCCACCAGCTCCTTGCCGGTGCCGCTCTCGCCGGTGATCAACACCGCCACGTCGCGCGGCGCCACGCGCCCGATCGTCTTGAACACCTCGAGCAGCGCCGCGCTGCGCCCCACCAGGCGCTCGCCGCCCGGGGCGCGCCCGCCGGTCTCGCGGCGCAGGCTGCGCACCTCCCGCTCGAGGGCACGCGTGCGCTGCGCCTTCTGCACGGCGGCCAGCACCTCGGCGATCTGGAAGGGCTTCACCAGGTAGTCGAGCGCGCCGCGCTTCATCGCCTCGACGGCGTTCTCGAGCGTGTTCTGCGCGGTGATCACGACGACCGCGACGTCGCTGCCGGTGGCGCGCAGCCGGTCGAGAAGCTCGAGGCCCGAGGGCCCCGGCATGCGGATGTCGAGGAAGGCGATCGCGAAGCGCCCCCCGGCGAGCGCCGTCCAGGCCGCTTCGCCCGAGTCCACGTCGACGACCTCGTGGCCGGCCTCTTCGAGCGCCTCGCGCAGCACGAAGCGGATCGAGGCCTCGTCGTCGGCCACCAGTACGCGTGCGGCGTCCCGGTGCTCGAGGGGGGTCATTGCCCCACCTCCGCGCCGGCCCTGCGCAGCGGGAGCGAGACGTGCACCGTCGTGCCGCGGCCCTCGCGGCTCTCGAGCTGGAGCGAGCCCCCGTGCAGCGCCACGAAGTGGCGCGCGAGCGGGAGCCCGAGGCCGGTACCGGCGCTGCGGGTCGTGAAGAACGGCGTCATCACCTGCGCGCGCACGGCCTCGGGGATCCCGGGACCGGTGTCGCTCACCTCGACGGCGACGCTCGGCAGGCGCTCGCCCGCGAGTTCGAGGCGGTGATCGACACGCAGGCGGGTCGCGATCGTGAGCTTGCCCGGGCGCCCCTCCATGGCCTCGAGCGCATTGCGCGCGAGGTTCAGGAACACCTGCACCAGCCGGTCCCCGTCGGCGAGGAGTTCGGGCAGCGAGGGATCGAAGGCCCGCACGAGCTGGGCACGCGCGCCGAGCGGGTCGGCAGCGAGCACCTCGAGCACGTCGTCGAGCACGCGGTGCAGGTTCACCGGCGCGAGGCGCAGCACGTCGCCGCGCCCGAGGACCATGAAGTCGTCGAGC is part of the Deltaproteobacteria bacterium genome and encodes:
- a CDS encoding NupC/NupG family nucleoside CNT transporter gives rise to the protein MSELGARAVSAFGLLALVAIAWACSADRRRMPWRTVAWGLGLQFGLALVLLRSAAGRSFFAAANAVVDGLTRYTEAGVRFVFGALLDGGFSLALNVLPVIVFMGSLFAILFHLGIVQWLVRGFAALFTRTLGTSGAESLSAAADIFVGMVEAPLLVRAYVERMTRSELFTVMATGMATVAGSVLVVYAGMLGEGYAGHLLTASFLAAPGAILLAKVMIPETGAPLTAGTVDVALESPAANLVDAAALGALAGLRLAAYVGALLVAFVALIAFANDALAAAGGWLGVPGLSFQRILGWGFAPLALLIGVAPADATTVGGLLGVKTVLNEFLAYQELAKLVESGAIAPRSAVLASYALCGFANFGSLAILLGGLGGMAPARRADIAALGLRSILAGTLATLMAAAWAGILL
- the thiE gene encoding thiamine phosphate synthase, producing MSASTPPAVRGLYVLADDDPRWGRDPVAQARAALAGGAAAVQLRAKHATDRQALAWAVVIMDLCRSAGARFFVNDRFDLALAAGADGVHLGQEDLPPGRLPATARARLLVGRSTHTLAQARAAAAEPVDYVAFGPVFGTASKDSPYEARGLDRLAEAARLVAPRACVAIGGIDAARAGGCIRAGAAAVCVISALAGAPDMAAAARALVQAIAAPGAAPERP
- a CDS encoding SDR family oxidoreductase; the protein is MDVQQLFSVRGKVALVTGGSRGIGLMIATGLAASGARVYVAARKRAEVDVAVKELSAQGEAVGVTADLSTHAGTRALADEIAGREPRLHVLVNNAGANWGAPLADYPEAGWDKVMALNVKAVFDLTRLLLPRLEAAAAPGDPARVLNVGSIDGLQVPLLETYAYSASKAAVHHLTRVLARKLAPKVTVNAIAPGPFESKMMAETLRSFGDAIRKSCPLGRIGEPEDMAGVALYLASRAGAYVTGAVIPVDGGIATTK
- a CDS encoding endonuclease/exonuclease/phosphatase family protein; this translates as MRVLALAAAAALSALLPAPPRARAGEGEPVLLSVLSYNTHGLPSWIAGDDPPARYPLLLAKAARFDVVLLQEDFAHQAIVDSEKRHPLRVRGNGPTSGWPLFAGSGLTLLTRLPAVGEPVGVAYGACAGWLGGANDCLAEKGYLLQRLHSASGAEIDVWNTHLDAGPGAADQAAREAQLDRLARAMAAHSAGRAVIAGGDFNLDWDEPPERTLLERFLARTGLAIAALVPEGAWDSRLDYLLFRPADAARLAVREAGQAPGFVGAGGEPLSDHPAIFAVFEVPPADSSTEAEEAPGQE
- a CDS encoding sigma-54 dependent transcriptional regulator — protein: MTPLEHRDAARVLVADDEASIRFVLREALEEAGHEVVDVDSGEAAWTALAGGRFAIAFLDIRMPGPSGLELLDRLRATGSDVAVVVITAQNTLENAVEAMKRGALDYLVKPFQIAEVLAAVQKAQRTRALEREVRSLRRETGGRAPGGERLVGRSAALLEVFKTIGRVAPRDVAVLITGESGTGKELVARAIHQASPRAGGAFVAVNAAAIPRDLLESELFGHEKGSFTGAIDTRAGRFREASGGTLFLDEIGDMPPELQAKLLRVLQSGEVTSVGGKRAEQVDVRIVAATHRDLDARVREGSFREDLLYRLRVVPIAIPPLRERPEDVPVLAEHFVARYATELGTAARYVSERTLDHLAAHEWPGNVRELENAIKRALVLAPHEVLAPEDFAFLRGAPAPAAAGGSLEDRVRDELRARLAAGEDDLHRKLLERVERPLLEAVLAHTGGNQLRAAAVLGINRNTLRKKISELEIVLPVRP